Below is a window of Tachysurus fulvidraco isolate hzauxx_2018 chromosome 11, HZAU_PFXX_2.0, whole genome shotgun sequence DNA.
ATCGCTGCTGTTTGCCTAATGTTTGGCAGTTACTACTGTTTCAACATTCACTACCCTACTGAACTGGTGTCAGTGCTTGAATTCCTGCAAAAGGTATGTAAAAAGACACCTAGGAGGGGAGGTTCACTTAATATTTACAGAGTTTcaatgtgttttctttcttttcaaggTGTTTTTTCATCATCAATCCTGAAAAGGGCGCAAAAGTTgtggaaaagaacaaaaagcgACTCCAAGTGAACCCAAGAGTCTTCACCCTAATCTCGTACCTTTCTAATTGATGAGAAAATCTGAAAGTAAAATTTAAAGTAAAATCtgaaatgtttagaaatgtaaCTTCTATCTCTTCAGCTCCCTGCTAGTGTGATTAAATGATGCTTTGAATTCACTGGTtatttataatacaaaatagTATAAcagcatttacatatttattgttttttccttAGTTTAAATAGTTTCCAATCTGCTCTGGGAAATAATTATAGGTTGtattcattacaaaataaaactttaaattaaACAGTTTTGAGCTGTAAAAAAGATGGTTATGAACTATAATTAGAACAATGTAAATCCTGTAATTTGACAGGTATAAACTGCTTTTCTAAAAGTTATACAGttataaagcataaaaaaatccgtaaaatgtacagtacaatggGTGCAATCCTGTAGAACCAACAACGCTCCTACTGTATTTTTGAAGGTAAAGTACTGGCAACCACAGctgccattttttttaaccGTAAAATGTgaggtttatttgttttttacagtgtatatactgtttGTCAGCATTGTGTGCTTAATGAAAGAAAGGTgttcacatactgtaggtaAAAAGCAATATGTGCATGTCTAATGATAAACACACTAAAGACAGAATAGAGGTAAGCAAAACGGAATAGGCATTTATTGTATTCGGTGAACATATCAGAGTAGGGGATGGAACAATGCACTTGTCACGATgagacacaggcgagtgaggatccaattgcagtttGACTTTTTATTAGGCCAAAACAAGAAATGAGCAACAgacaagcaggcaaaaacaggacagaacacCTCATCGGGTTATCCGCCAGTTAggagaccagccggttcgcACGGGCCTCAGCCGAGCCTGCCGGTATGGTAGCCATGTGAACCGGCTCGGTCacaggtgtgcacgggactgggctggacggaggcactgtagggcattcgggcgtccgtgggtGGTTTGGCGCCGCAGCCCACGGACCCTGATGCTTgctgctgccccccccccaatatTTAAGGCCGGCTTCCGTCTTTCCACTGCCCATGGTTACCGAGGACCCACCCAGAatcaacgccaagttgacgaaatCCGACAACGATCCTATCTCTCGGCTAGTCGGCATTGAGTAGCGCAGGTTGTTCTCTAGTCCATACCTGAATAGGTCCTTGAGAGCCTTCTCTCCAAAGTCGACCTGGTTACACAAGTCCACGGATACCTTAGCATATTCCTCGACTAGGGAATCCTCCCGACGTAGGCAAAAcaagatttctgctggatccatttgtGGTTAGTCGTTCTGTCACAATgagacacaggcgagtgaggatccaattgtAGTTTGACTTTTTATTAGGCCAAAACAAGAAATGAGCAACAgacaagcaggcaaaaacaggacagaacactgagcagaacagggacagagacataaacagactaCATACCAATaatgactaacaccagggaagtggacaaacagagtagatatagtgaacaagaaccaatcacaaggcggagacaatcaaagactaggacaaaacacctggggaagagattgggTGCAATTAatttccatggtaacaaataaatgggtggggccaacaattaagagcagggaatgacagcagacagaaacaaaggaaaacacagacagactcattacagcaCTGAATCTttgaaacacacatgcacacacagggaAAGTCACAGGAATGCAAGTAATAGTAAATCCTTATCTAGAGGAAGAAGATCCAGGAGCAAATCCAGAAGATCTGGAGTCAAGGACGATGAGAGGGTAGCCGATTGCTGGAGAACCAACTTAGAAGTCTAGAACGAAATGTCTGTACAGAAAGCACATTGGtacgtactgtacagtatgagaccagacaatgagtgagtgactgagagtggttTATATAGTGTGTGGTGATTGGTGAATGAGGGACACTGGTGCTGATTAGTACTCTggtgagtgagggaaggacCTGGTGACTCCGTGAAAATGTCAcagtaatatttctgtaattaatagttcaaataaaacacaatgcgTGCCTAAATAAGTGTCCGTAGATGTCAATTTCTCTGTCTGCATgattattggattttttttaagactgAAAAACTTATGCTTCTTTGTTTTATGACTatgctatatttatatttttgcttataacAGAAGTTTGAAATGTACTCAGATTGCTCAAAGTGGTTACTCATTAATAAAAGAATGAGTGGAGTTGGGCTGTCTTTAAAAAGGATTTTGATCTCTCCAGTTTGGCAGTGGAGATATCATCATGTTGGTCAGTTGGGTCTACATTAGGATGAGGCTGTGGTTAGCCagcttcctctttctctctgtctatggaCGAACCTCAGGACCGTGAGTATCATgtaatcataaataaacaatttaatattatttgtcaTTAACAATTACAGATTGTCACTGTGATAATGCATAAGAAGCTACGGTACTCCAGTGAAGCATTTCACCTATAaagacacattacagacaaaactgattggtttttttttcagtgcatgAGACCACTAAGGTCTCAtgcactgaaaaaaaatctatcataTTTACCATGACATTGTACAAAGCTTtcaagcaacaacaaaaaaaaaatgatctacTTACCAGAGTTGGTCCCAGAAGAGCATAAGTCCTTGTTTCAGTTACTGTGGATTCAACTaagagaaagaaattaaaagtaacaaagttatTGCTCAAAAgatcatatttattattgtcatgtaAGTTACACTGATATTACTGTTATCAGTGATTGTGACTGACCTCTGTCAAATAAACATATGAAGTATGTCTACTTTTAGTTTTTATCTTATGATATATTGAATCATAAACTTAAACTATTATAATACTATCAgcacatattaaataaataaatacattcttcttcttttaattgCCTGTTTCATTTGTGGACATGATGTATGATACcattgtttataataaacaacagTTCAGGTATAATGTGAAGTAAAGAAATTGGCTCACATGTTATGACTGATACAATTTTGTGCCCTAgaaaaacaatttgttttgatgcattAAATTGAAAATGAGCTAATTTTGCAAACATCTTACACAGATCTTATATAGCaatgacatttaatttgcaTGATTCAGTTTGCAGGTAAGCGCACAGGTCAATGTTAGGTTAAGGCCCTCTGTTTAGACTTTTGCAATACTATTGTTTGTTGAGATCTGTTCTGTTTAGTTAAGCGTTTACTCAAACATTTACTATGATACTGTATGGCTACAGTAGTTTGCTTCAACAACCTTTCTCTAATTTTCATTGATTGCATATTATTCACTTGAAAATTGATTGATCATAAacctttctttttgtctgtagATATTTCATGGTGACATTTCCTGCTTTAATATCAGCTGGCTCTAATGCCAGATTTTGTGTGAGTCTTTTAAAGCCTAATGAGACTctgcaaataaacatttatctgGTTCACAAGAGTCAGAGCAGAAATCTTTTACAAGAAACAGTGGAAAAGGACTTTCATCGTTGCTCCAATTTTGAGgtcagaaatgtattttttataatggtttgtttacttatttatttatttatttattacgaTAGTCAGTGCACAATAAGTTTTTTTAGCTAGTTTAcgtattttaatttaatttaattcatatttattaagttgtttgtgttgttcaacATGGAATACATCTTCACAGGCTCCACAGGTTGTGAGTGAATCAGTGCAGGAGATCAAAGTAAACGTTAAAGGGAAAGGTTTTATGatgacagagaaaagaaaagtgatgTTTAAACCATATGACACACTGACTTTTATTCAGACTGATAAACCCATCTACAGTCCAGGCCAAACAGGTGACTCCTTCCTGCAATAACAATCACTCTTTTCAGTTTTCAATTTCAACTATTTAATGAAAGATTTTTTCACAATTATTATATTTCCACAGTGAATTTCAGAATTGTCTCTATGGATTATAAATTAATCCCATTTAAACAAATGGTAGGAGGAGAGATTTATGTTAATACATAAAAGACACCTATTTAACAGATTATTGTCATTTATAtctattaattcattaataatcacacagacCAATAagcaattttaaaaataatttgtatattttaaattgCTCAAATtccattaaataaaacatacttgTTTTGATTATAATGTTCTGGGTAATTTTATGGTGTCTCAATTATTATATAAAGGAAATTCTAAAGTTTGATTTTTCTCTTATActtcacagtacagtacagtgagtcTTCAGGTGAAGTGGAACCAAGTACAACATTACATATTTTATGACTCTCTTGTTTAGATGTAATATCTATAAGGCAATGCCTTGTCAAAATCTTCATATTACTGAACTAAATGTAGATACCTTTTGTGAAACCAAACAGGATAGTCATCAGAACAGGATTGGTCAGTGGACAAATGTGTCTTCGACAGGTTTGATACTGCAGCTTTCTCATGAGCTAAATGCTGAGGCTCCACAGGGACGATATGAGTTGATTGCTGACACTGGAAAAAGTTTGATAACGTACAGATTTATAGTGGAGAAGTTTGGTAAGTTAGATTATTAGTAACAGTTCAGTTTTTACAAATGTATCCAACATAATGTAATATCTGTAATAATCAGCTGCATTTACTGTTAGTTTTACCAAAATTCGAGGTTATTTTGAACACACCAAAAGAACACAGCGTTGGTGACAAGGAACTAAAGCTAGAAGTCTGTGGAAAGTATGTTTCAAGTGTATTTTACACAACTGAATGTTtagcacatgtacagtatatacgaTATCTAGCTCagaattatttttgtatttatgtaaCTTTATTATATGAAGGTACATTTATGGACAGCCAGTACCTGGTGAAGCTGTGGTGAAGGTGTGTCGCAATGTACAGCAGATAAATAATGAGGCCAGATGTACGAGTGAAACGGTGAAAGTATGTATGTAACAAACTTCACAGACAACTatatcactctctctttctctcactaaTAAAACATTCACACCATTTGTTTTGGGTGTTCCCATAGATGAGTCAAAATGGCTGTGCACTCCTTATTTTCAATGTGTCAAGCCTCATGAATACTGAATTTGATCAAAGTTTTGAGGATTATCTTCACGCTAGTATTACATTCACAGAGGAAGGAACAGGTAAGTCAGTATTGGATCTCTAAAAACAAAGATAAGAACAAATGGTTAATATACTTTAACAAAActtttgtttgtatttcatTATAACATactgcattttgtttctttttgcttAGATAATTTCATAGTGAAATCTGAAGAGATAAGACTTTCTTTCCAAATTGGCCAAGTGGAAATCCTTGATTCGCCAAAATactttgagagagaaaaagttaTAGAAGGAAAAGTATGTcttttcatacttttttttttattattggtttTATGTTTGACACTATATTGACAgtagtttttctttctctcatcaaCAGATTAAAGTTACTACCTTCAATGGAACACCAATTCCTAACAAGAAGGTGTATCTTTCAGAAGGTCAACGATGGGCTCCAACATTACTACTCAATCTTACTACAGATAGTAATGGCTTGGCAAACTTCTCAGTCCCTTCACCTGAACATCCTAAAACAGAGATATTATTGAGTGTATGTTATGGCAAAATACCTCAAAataggaaatgaaagaaaaagaaaccaatTTTTAGTACACCATCATGTGGTAAAGCAAACATTTATGGTTATTATTGTTCTTGGGTTGTTGTTATCTAGGCAAGTGTCTATCCAGAGGAAAAATACCACCAGTACAAAACACCATTCTTTTTAACTGCGGAGACATATATACATCTGCTCCAACCTGCTACACCTTACAGTCCAGTGTTCAGTGAACTGTCAATAGAGAGCTCAGAAGAACCATTTAAATGTGGTTCTGAAATTCCCATAACAATTAACTACTATATTGTTGGGGAAACTTCTGAAAGTTACAGTATTGATCTTATATACATGGTAAGTACTTGTAGTAATTGTATGCTACTTGAGACAGGAAATGCAAGTCACCTGTATTACCTTTATTACTTCAGATCTTAATATATTTCACTGCAcatttattgtaatatattttgtTCCTCTAATTCAGTTCTTGTCTAAAGGAGCCATAGTCCATCATGGGCATGAGACAGTTGAAGTGGAAGAGTCTACAGATAccagaaaaggaaaaatttcatttaaactaTCTGTTCTTGCTGAGCTGGCTCCTGTAGTGCAGGCTGTGGTGTACTCTGTCCTGCCTAGTGAGAATGTCATTGCGTCTAGCAGGGAATTCAGTGTGGAGAAATGTTTTAGAAATAAGGTAATGTTAGCATTAATAGCTTAATAGCTTATGTTCAGTGAAATAATCTAATTCTTTCTTGTTTGGCATAAAAAACTAAACCCATCTAAACTAGTTTTCTTCATGTGCTGCAGGTTTCACTACAGTTCTCTCCCTCTAAAGCAGTTCCAGGTGAGAAGAACACTCTTGGGGTCTCAGCTCATCCTGGTTCACTGTGTGGCCTCAGTGCTGTAGATCAGAGTGTGTTCATCAATGAGCCAGGAAATCGTCTAAATGCTGACAAGGTGAAATTTAGATACTTAAAGTCCTGAAcattcaaagtgcttttaacaagtgctttttaaaagattttttaataGAGTGGTTACATCTGCATTATAGTTTAAAATGATCTACTTTCATCTATGTACATGCTTGAACCTACAGTTTGTTTAACTAACTCTAGTGTACCCTCAGCTTTAACTTTGATTGATGTTGAGTTTGATGCATAATAATCCAAAATATGATTGTCAACTATTTTATCTGATGtactattacatttttttatttttttatttgtttgtttgtttgttttggtatagttgaatatttatttagtatattttagtgtatttaaataatatatatccCCATTTGTGATGATTTGGGGTTTGGCCTTACAACTAGGTGTCTAATTTGTATGGAAACATATGATATATGTATGTTATGGAAACATTCATATcagaaacattaataataaaagaaaaatagtaTTGAATgattgtcatgttttttttatcacccATAGATATTTCATTTGTTGCCAGTGAAATCAGTATTAAATTATCCCAGTCAAGTTGAAGACGAGCTGAAGTGCTTGCATGTTAGACCCCAGCGGGATGTATGGGTTGAACATGTCTACAATACATTAACggtaactgactgactgactgggaAATGTTGCATAACTGTTTGTGAAAGTGAATCTTGGAAAACTATAAAATGTAGATGAATATtctaaatacacattttttttaatactttcaatataaagtgattattttaacttaaaaaaatatttggttcCATGGTGTACTGTTAATTTTGATGACTATGCATAATTATCATGTTACAGGGAGTGGGGCTGAAGATGGTAACAAATTTGGTGGTTAGAGAACCTCATTGTTTGGTGTACAAAGGCCTGTATTATAAACAATTCCACGGTACACCCAGgcatttattcatatattattgTTCAATAGTAGTGCTTCATTCTCTCAAATTTTTCCTTTGGAATTCATATATCACTAGAGGGCAACATTAAGAACATCTTCATAAGCATAAATACATAGTCCTATTCAAATTAACACCTATTGtacaaattaatgaattatgtttacaatatgtttattaattatgattttttttttttttgcatcaggCTTCAGTCCAGAACTCAGACCTGCAGCATCTATTGATTCCATTACATTCTTTAGTTACACAGAACTGCAAATTCGCAAATTGTTCCCAGAAACTTGGATATGGCAGCTTGTTGAAGTGGggttagaatttttttcttttttactttggCATATTTGCACTTTTGAACATTTACACATTGAACAGCTTCCAGTGTAATTCTCCACAGGGACTCTGGATCAGTACAGCTTCCTGTCACTGTTCCTGACACCATCACCACTTGGGAGACTGAGGCTTTCTGCGTGTCCTCTATAGGTCTGGGTCTCGCTCCTCCTGTTCAGCTCACAGTGTTTCAGCCCTTCTTCCTGGAGCTCTCGTTGCCTTACTCCATTATACGTGGAGAGGTTTTTGAGCTGAAGGCTACTGTCTTCAATTATCTTTCCAAATGCATTatggtattttatttcttattttatttctgaaagtaTTGTGACGTTTGAGATGCACAGTAAATTAATCACCTGTGTCTCATTGACAGGTTAAAGTGACTCCAGCCCCTTCCTCAGACTACACTCTGGAAAAATCTTCTGATGGCGAGTATTCAACCTGCCTGTGTGCGAATGGAAGAAAGACCTTCAAATGGACTATAATTCCCTCTGTGCTTGGTGAGACTTGAAACCTCTTCAACTAAGACAGAACCTAGTATCTCTCTTTCATTACATTGTAGAGACTTGGGGAGTTTGTTATTATGCTACAGGAGTCATGAATGTGACAGTGAGTGCAGAGGCAGAACAATCCCAGACTGTGTGTGATAATGAGATTGTGAGTGTTCCAGAGAGAGGCCGTATTGACACAGTTACACGAAGCCTGATTGTAAAGGTTAGTCTAAAAGCTTGAAAATGTATGCTTCTACAAATTATTTCTATGATTTAATGACAAATTTCCCCTATGTAGGCTGAAGGGTCTGAAAAGTCAAAAAGCCAGAGCTGGATATTATGCCCACAAGGTTAGACTTACACATATGAACTGGTTCCCAGGGTACTGTACCACTCAGTAAAGATAATGAGTTAATATACATGCACTACAGGCAACAGTGTTTCCGAGGAATTGGAGCTGACACTTCCTGAGGATGTTATAGGGGGATCAGCACAAGCTTCTGTTTCAGTGCTTggtaagagagaaaaaattacCGTGAAATAAAGTACTTTCTCATATGCCATGAATTTGATGTGTAAAATGTACTGTTGGCAATGAGTATAATgaacaattatataaaatgatagatACAGCACTGGTGAAAGCCaacaaaaaatagaataatttaCACAGTTCAAAAAAGCATGCAAATGTTGCTGAATTGCATTAATTTGTACCTCAAACCCTCTGAACATCATTGGTTTGAATTGAAACACACAGAATGCATGCCAGGCATTCTTATTCAACATTAATGCCCAACCTCACCATCTCATTGTgactgaatgagcacaaatcccttAAAATTA
It encodes the following:
- the LOC113661213 gene encoding alpha-2-macroglobulin-like → MFGSYYCFNIHYPTELVSVLEFLQKFGSGDIIMLVSWVYIRMRLWLASFLFLSVYGRTSGPYFMVTFPALISAGSNARFCVSLLKPNETLQINIYLVHKSQSRNLLQETVEKDFHRCSNFEAPQVVSESVQEIKVNVKGKGFMMTEKRKVMFKPYDTLTFIQTDKPIYSPGQTVNFRIVSMDYKLIPFKQMYSTVSLQDSHQNRIGQWTNVSSTGLILQLSHELNAEAPQGRYELIADTGKSLITYRFIVEKFVLPKFEVILNTPKEHSVGDKELKLEVCGKYIYGQPVPGEAVVKVCRNVQQINNEARCTSETVKMSQNGCALLIFNVSSLMNTEFDQSFEDYLHASITFTEEGTDNFIVKSEEIRLSFQIGQVEILDSPKYFEREKVIEGKIKVTTFNGTPIPNKKVYLSEGQRWAPTLLLNLTTDSNGLANFSVPSPEHPKTEILLSASVYPEEKYHQYKTPFFLTAETYIHLLQPATPYSPVFSELSIESSEEPFKCGSEIPITINYYIVGETSESYSIDLIYMFLSKGAIVHHGHETVEVEESTDTRKGKISFKLSVLAELAPVVQAVVYSVLPSENVIASSREFSVEKCFRNKVSLQFSPSKAVPGEKNTLGVSAHPGSLCGLSAVDQSVFINEPGNRLNADKIFHLLPVKSVLNYPSQVEDELKCLHVRPQRDVWVEHVYNTLTGVGLKMVTNLVVREPHCLVYKGLYYKQFHGFSPELRPAASIDSITFFSYTELQIRKLFPETWIWQLVEVGDSGSVQLPVTVPDTITTWETEAFCVSSIGLGLAPPVQLTVFQPFFLELSLPYSIIRGEVFELKATVFNYLSKCIMVKVTPAPSSDYTLEKSSDGEYSTCLCANGRKTFKWTIIPSVLGVMNVTVSAEAEQSQTVCDNEIVSVPERGRIDTVTRSLIVKAEGSEKSKSQSWILCPQGNSVSEELELTLPEDVIGGSAQASVSVLGDVLGRALKNLDGLLRMPYGCGEDNIALLAPNIYILQYLENTKQLTTAIHDRATGLLKSGYQRQLNYRHASGGYSTFVKEKEKTWLTAFVLKTFGKAQRYIFIDSESINQTKQWLINMQGSDGCFIQQGNLFDNTIKGGVNDEVTITAYITAAFLELGFTVQDPVVNKGLLCLKSSIGKLTNTYSTALLAYTFSLAGENEVRE